The Methanosarcinales archaeon genomic interval CTTTCTGTAGAAAAAAAGGTTTCATAGGAATTATTATCCCACATTCCAGACCTTTAGAAAATCTACGAAACAGTTAGGGAGGTTCCACAATGTTCGCAGAGATATGTAAAGTAACCACGACTCTCATCCTTACAGGAGAGCATTTTGTTAACTTCTATAATTTCGACATCGCGAAGTTCGTCTTTATACTCAAGGCTAAACGCGTCGCCGAGTAGCCGGAGGCCGTTACCGGCCTCAAGCCCTCTAAGAACCGGACTTGTAACTTTCATTTCATCCGGCTCAAGCATTCCATAACCCTTTCGGGCAGCAGTTATCGTTTCGATAATTGCTTTTGTAATTCCGGTCTGTAGTCTATTAACGTTTTAA includes:
- a CDS encoding transposase zinc-binding domain-containing protein — its product is MLEPDEMKVTSPVLRGLEAGNGLRLLGDAFSLEYKDELRDVEIIEVNKMLSCKDESRGYFTYLCEHCGTSLTVS